A genomic segment from Actinomadura hallensis encodes:
- a CDS encoding PDR/VanB family oxidoreductase gives MSREVETEVVVEAKTELAEGVVGLTLRAVDGAALPDWSPGAHIDVVLGDGLVRQYSLCGDPGDSRTWRLGVLREGPGSTFVHDKVRAGDKLVTCGPRNNFALEDAPRYLFLAGGIGITPILPMVAAAEAAGAEWRLLYGGRRRSAMAFLDVLSRYGDKVEIRPQDEYGLLDLKGALAAAEPGTLVYCCGPEPMLAATEELCESLAPGALRTERFTAKPDTGPSEAFEVELASSGRTLKVEAGRSILETVEEAGVEVLSSCREGTCGTCETTVLEGEPDHRDSVLTEDERADGGFMMICVSRARGPRLVLDL, from the coding sequence GTGAGCAGGGAAGTCGAGACGGAAGTCGTTGTCGAGGCCAAGACGGAGCTTGCTGAAGGAGTCGTAGGTCTGACGCTCCGCGCGGTGGACGGCGCTGCCCTCCCCGACTGGAGCCCTGGTGCCCACATCGACGTTGTGCTCGGTGACGGGCTCGTCCGGCAATACTCGCTGTGCGGCGACCCGGGTGACTCACGGACCTGGCGGCTGGGCGTTCTAAGGGAGGGGCCGGGTTCGACGTTCGTCCATGACAAGGTCCGGGCGGGGGACAAGCTCGTGACGTGCGGGCCGCGCAACAACTTCGCCCTTGAGGACGCTCCCCGATACCTGTTCCTCGCCGGCGGTATCGGCATCACGCCGATCCTGCCGATGGTGGCCGCCGCCGAGGCGGCAGGGGCGGAATGGCGGCTCCTCTACGGAGGGCGGCGGCGATCCGCCATGGCCTTCCTGGACGTGCTGTCCCGCTACGGGGACAAGGTCGAGATCCGTCCGCAGGACGAGTACGGCTTGCTCGACCTCAAGGGCGCCCTGGCGGCGGCCGAACCCGGAACGCTCGTCTACTGCTGCGGGCCGGAACCGATGCTCGCCGCGACGGAGGAGCTGTGCGAGTCCCTCGCGCCTGGCGCGCTGCGGACAGAGCGCTTCACTGCGAAACCCGACACCGGTCCGAGTGAGGCATTCGAGGTCGAGCTCGCGTCGAGCGGCCGAACGCTGAAGGTCGAGGCTGGACGGTCGATCCTCGAAACCGTGGAGGAGGCGGGCGTCGAGGTCTTGTCGTCGTGCCGTGAAGGGACGTGCGGGACGTGTGAGACGACCGTCCTCGAGGGCGAGCCCGACCATCGTGACTCTGTCCTGACGGAGGACGAGCGCGCCGACGGAGGCTTCATGATGATCTGCGTCTCGCGCGCCCGCGGCCCACGCCTCGTCCTCGACCTGTGA
- a CDS encoding carboxylesterase/lipase family protein has product MTVEASTTYGAVRGVREDGLAVFRGIPYARPPVGPLRFAAPQPPERWDGVRPATAFGPPPPQSSALAPDPPQTTGDDWLTCNVWAPEPGTGRLPVMVWIYGGAYLIGHSSDPVYDGTRLAREGGVVVVTFNYRVAMEGFGQIEGAPANRGLLDQIAALTWVRDNIGAFGGDPENITVFGESAGAGSIAALLAMPRASGLFHRAIAQSVPGPFFSPELADDISAVISTEAGVRPTRQALAEIPPDRLMSAVDTVAATMARHPQWGPVAHTPTPFSPVVDGDVLPRTPWAALAAGSARDIPLITGHNRDEYRLFTAMDGLLGKVTDDQAATAVHAFAPDPSAYREAFAEAPAEILYELVHSDWLFRMPTLHLAEAQAAAGGRVHLYELTWSTPGLGACHALDVPLAWGNLTGGIADVLIADRTAAGELSAEIRRAWTDFAKSGDPGWPAYDPSQRLTHVFDMPSTTLPYPEEMSRRLWADHTFTALPLIS; this is encoded by the coding sequence ATGACCGTCGAGGCGTCCACCACGTACGGCGCCGTGCGCGGTGTGCGCGAGGACGGCCTCGCCGTCTTCCGCGGCATCCCCTACGCCCGGCCGCCGGTGGGCCCGTTGCGCTTCGCGGCGCCCCAGCCGCCCGAACGATGGGACGGGGTTCGTCCCGCCACCGCGTTCGGGCCTCCTCCGCCGCAGTCGTCCGCGCTCGCCCCCGACCCGCCTCAGACGACCGGTGACGACTGGCTGACCTGCAACGTCTGGGCACCCGAACCGGGCACCGGACGTCTTCCGGTGATGGTCTGGATCTACGGCGGCGCCTACCTCATCGGGCACTCCTCCGACCCCGTCTACGACGGCACGCGGCTGGCGCGCGAAGGCGGGGTCGTCGTGGTGACGTTCAACTACCGCGTGGCCATGGAGGGATTCGGGCAGATCGAGGGCGCGCCCGCCAACCGGGGCCTTCTCGACCAGATCGCCGCACTGACCTGGGTGCGCGACAACATCGGGGCCTTCGGCGGCGACCCGGAGAACATCACCGTGTTCGGCGAGTCCGCGGGCGCGGGCTCGATCGCCGCCCTGCTGGCGATGCCGCGCGCGTCGGGCCTGTTCCACCGGGCGATCGCGCAGAGCGTCCCGGGCCCGTTCTTCTCCCCGGAGCTGGCGGACGACATCAGCGCCGTGATCTCCACGGAGGCCGGCGTCCGTCCAACACGTCAGGCGCTCGCCGAGATCCCGCCCGACCGCCTGATGTCCGCCGTGGACACGGTCGCCGCCACCATGGCGAGACATCCGCAGTGGGGGCCGGTGGCGCACACGCCGACTCCTTTCTCGCCGGTGGTGGACGGCGACGTGCTGCCACGGACACCCTGGGCGGCGCTCGCCGCCGGATCCGCCCGCGACATTCCGCTGATCACCGGGCACAACCGCGACGAGTACCGCCTCTTCACCGCGATGGACGGACTCCTCGGCAAGGTCACCGACGACCAGGCGGCGACTGCGGTGCACGCCTTCGCCCCCGACCCCTCGGCCTACCGCGAGGCCTTCGCGGAAGCCCCGGCCGAGATCCTCTACGAGCTGGTCCACTCGGACTGGCTCTTCCGCATGCCGACACTGCACCTCGCCGAAGCGCAGGCCGCCGCGGGAGGGCGTGTGCACCTGTACGAGCTGACCTGGTCCACGCCTGGCCTGGGCGCCTGTCACGCGCTGGACGTTCCGCTGGCCTGGGGCAATCTGACGGGCGGTATCGCCGACGTGCTCATCGCCGACCGCACCGCGGCAGGGGAACTTTCCGCGGAGATCCGCCGAGCCTGGACGGATTTCGCGAAGTCCGGCGACCCCGGCTGGCCCGCCTACGACCCATCCCAGCGCCTCACTCACGTCTTCGACATGCCGTCCACCACCCTTCCGTACCCAGAGGAGATGTCACGCCGACTGTGGGCGGACCACACCTTCACCGCACTCCCGCTCATCTCCTGA
- a CDS encoding MmcQ/YjbR family DNA-binding protein: MNDSDVHARIREICSSFPEVTEKPFGGHTAPSYRVRDKLFVMTSEDGLSMTFKAAPGVQEALVKEAPERFFVPKYVGSKGWVGARLDVDHDWDEMAELIEDSYRLIAPKRLVKLLDDR, translated from the coding sequence ATGAACGACAGTGACGTGCACGCGCGGATCCGCGAAATCTGCTCTTCCTTTCCCGAGGTGACGGAGAAACCCTTCGGTGGACACACGGCGCCCTCCTACAGAGTCCGCGACAAGTTGTTCGTGATGACCAGCGAGGACGGTCTCTCAATGACCTTCAAGGCCGCCCCCGGTGTGCAAGAGGCCCTCGTCAAGGAGGCACCCGAACGCTTCTTCGTACCGAAGTACGTTGGCAGCAAAGGGTGGGTGGGTGCTCGCCTCGACGTCGACCACGACTGGGACGAGATGGCCGAACTGATCGAGGACAGCTATCGCCTCATCGCCCCGAAACGCCTCGTGAAGCTGCTCGACGACCGGTAG
- a CDS encoding type IV toxin-antitoxin system AbiEi family antitoxin, producing the protein MDGFSLAWKRTAADSIIPVGPGAYVVPVKGASLTARAAALSRLLPDDVVIARRTAAWIWGLDVLPPGVDEADWDVELITLTPPAESPGRRPFADAESADSPALPSSPPGASVIRPDASSGFSAVSTSSCPSPSSSTGAVPVTSPGSSDGPRPSMSSSGLTTTSLALPRQGMLQSESPPSGRGRQSSASSEAVGVGDSSMKPREPPQISADTVDVPADHIVEKAGVRLTSPARTALDCARWLPRYEAVAALDQFLRRGVKPEELAKMARTLPGYRGNKRLREVIRLGDRGAASPGESWIRVAVVKTGFPRPDTQIPVMGRHGRWLYVDLGYPEFQVGLEYDGERYHSGRRARTHDERRRDWLAKEMGWEIIPVTKSFLHRPAPYLGALLTAMLQRGWTPDGAVMEHLAARLSRLRRRR; encoded by the coding sequence ATGGACGGATTCAGCCTCGCCTGGAAGCGGACGGCCGCCGATTCGATCATTCCCGTCGGGCCCGGCGCGTACGTCGTCCCCGTGAAGGGGGCCTCTCTCACCGCACGAGCCGCCGCGCTCAGCCGACTTCTGCCGGACGACGTCGTGATCGCACGCCGGACCGCCGCATGGATCTGGGGTCTCGACGTCTTACCCCCGGGTGTGGACGAGGCCGACTGGGATGTCGAGCTGATCACTCTGACCCCGCCGGCCGAGTCACCCGGTCGGCGCCCCTTCGCGGACGCCGAATCGGCAGACTCGCCTGCCCTTCCGTCCAGCCCGCCTGGCGCGTCCGTTATCCGGCCGGACGCATCCTCGGGGTTCTCTGCTGTTTCGACCTCGTCTTGTCCGTCACCGTCGTCCTCGACGGGTGCGGTGCCGGTGACGTCCCCGGGCTCTTCGGACGGGCCCCGCCCGTCGATGAGTTCGTCGGGCCTGACGACGACATCGCTCGCCTTGCCCCGGCAGGGGATGCTGCAGTCCGAATCACCGCCCTCCGGTAGGGGCCGGCAGTCGAGTGCGTCGAGCGAGGCCGTGGGCGTGGGTGACTCCTCGATGAAGCCCCGGGAGCCGCCCCAGATCAGTGCCGACACGGTGGACGTCCCGGCCGATCACATCGTGGAGAAGGCCGGTGTGCGCCTCACGTCCCCCGCGAGGACTGCTCTGGACTGCGCCCGCTGGCTTCCCCGCTACGAAGCGGTCGCGGCACTGGACCAGTTTCTCCGGCGGGGCGTGAAACCCGAGGAGCTCGCCAAGATGGCGCGCACTCTTCCGGGGTATCGCGGCAACAAGCGGTTACGCGAGGTCATCCGTCTCGGCGATCGCGGCGCCGCATCACCCGGCGAAAGCTGGATACGGGTGGCCGTCGTGAAAACCGGCTTCCCGCGTCCGGACACGCAGATTCCGGTGATGGGGAGACACGGTCGATGGCTCTATGTCGACCTCGGCTATCCAGAGTTCCAGGTGGGTCTCGAATACGACGGGGAGCGTTACCACAGCGGCCGGAGGGCGCGTACGCACGATGAGCGCCGGAGGGACTGGCTCGCCAAGGAGATGGGGTGGGAGATCATCCCCGTGACCAAGAGTTTCCTGCACCGCCCGGCTCCCTACCTGGGAGCGCTTCTGACCGCGATGCTTCAACGGGGCTGGACGCCCGATGGCGCCGTCATGGAGCACTTGGCCGCGCGTTTGTCCCGGCTCAGGCGCCGGCGTTGA
- a CDS encoding alpha/beta hydrolase: protein MVIVAIPESLTVHTADGVRIDAGHLPGADDLCFVLAHGFTCSWRKPALLRIADVLNRQGGVIGLDFRGHGRSGGHSTVGDREVLDIDAVVAAARQRGYERIVVAGFSMGGAVAIRHAALHGGIDAVISVSAPARWYYRDTVPMRRVHWAIERPAGRLAVRLARRTRVSPRGWDPVPEAPHEVAGRIAPVPLLIVHGDADAFFPLEHGRQLYEAAKDPRELWVEPGFGHAEAAVTPDLTKRIGDWAAVAVGK, encoded by the coding sequence ATGGTCATCGTGGCGATCCCCGAATCTCTCACGGTGCACACCGCCGATGGCGTACGAATCGATGCAGGTCACCTGCCGGGCGCCGACGACCTGTGCTTCGTCCTGGCGCACGGCTTCACCTGCTCGTGGCGGAAGCCCGCGCTGCTCCGGATCGCCGATGTCCTCAACCGGCAGGGAGGGGTCATCGGCTTGGACTTCCGTGGTCATGGAAGGTCCGGTGGCCACTCGACCGTGGGTGACCGTGAGGTGCTGGACATCGACGCCGTGGTCGCGGCGGCGAGGCAGAGAGGTTACGAGCGGATCGTCGTCGCTGGTTTCTCCATGGGCGGCGCCGTGGCCATCAGGCACGCGGCCCTGCACGGTGGGATCGACGCAGTGATCTCGGTCAGCGCCCCGGCCCGCTGGTACTACCGCGACACGGTGCCCATGAGGCGCGTCCATTGGGCTATCGAACGTCCCGCTGGGCGGCTGGCGGTGCGGCTGGCCCGCCGAACCAGGGTCTCCCCCAGAGGATGGGACCCCGTCCCGGAAGCGCCGCATGAGGTCGCCGGACGGATCGCCCCGGTGCCCCTCCTCATCGTCCATGGCGACGCCGACGCGTTCTTTCCGCTCGAACACGGCCGGCAGTTGTACGAAGCCGCGAAGGACCCGCGTGAGCTGTGGGTGGAACCTGGGTTCGGTCACGCAGAGGCGGCGGTCACGCCCGACCTGACCAAGCGCATCGGTGACTGGGCCGCGGTCGCGGTCGGCAAGTGA
- a CDS encoding sigma-70 family RNA polymerase sigma factor: MNHPGRLQPDPGAALLDLYDAALPEVYGYLLSRCGRRGLAEDLTRRFLAAVEAVRKRPPPAKRPSWPHRRHGGWAKVDAG; this comes from the coding sequence ATGAACCATCCGGGACGACTCCAGCCCGACCCCGGAGCGGCGTTGCTCGACCTGTACGACGCGGCGCTTCCGGAGGTCTACGGCTACCTGCTGTCTCGGTGCGGCCGGCGGGGGCTGGCCGAGGACCTCACGAGACGTTTCCTGGCCGCCGTCGAGGCGGTGCGCAAGAGACCGCCGCCGGCGAAGCGTCCGTCCTGGCCGCACCGCCGCCATGGGGGTTGGGCAAAGGTCGATGCGGGATGA
- a CDS encoding LLM class F420-dependent oxidoreductase translates to MRIGALLVERGETDALSNLADDVRRAADDGFSSAWISQIFGLDAQTALAVAGRDVPGIELGTGVVPTYPRHPAAMAQQARTTALALQGRFTLGIGLSHKIVIEDMYGYDFDRPLRHMDEYLSVLLPLLAGENASFKGETLQGHIGLSVPNEGRVPVLLAALGPKMLKLAAERTDGTVLWMTGPVTVREHVAPTITEAAKAAGRPEPRVVCALPLCVTNDVEEAREQAGRTFEVYGTLPSYRAMMDREGVDGPADLAIVGDEDTVASKLEELAEAGVTDFVANEYMPGESHGRTRAFLKSFMER, encoded by the coding sequence GTGCGTATTGGGGCTCTGTTGGTCGAGCGCGGCGAAACCGACGCGCTGAGCAATCTCGCGGACGATGTGCGGCGCGCCGCGGACGACGGGTTCTCGTCGGCGTGGATCTCGCAGATCTTCGGGCTGGACGCGCAGACCGCGCTGGCCGTCGCCGGGAGGGACGTGCCGGGCATCGAACTCGGCACCGGGGTGGTGCCGACGTACCCGCGTCACCCAGCCGCGATGGCGCAGCAGGCGAGGACGACGGCGCTGGCGCTCCAGGGGCGGTTCACCCTCGGCATCGGCCTCTCCCACAAGATCGTCATCGAGGACATGTACGGGTACGACTTCGACCGGCCGCTGCGCCACATGGACGAGTACCTGTCGGTGCTGCTGCCGCTGCTGGCCGGGGAGAACGCGTCGTTCAAGGGCGAGACCCTCCAGGGCCACATCGGCCTTTCGGTCCCGAACGAGGGGCGGGTGCCCGTGCTACTCGCGGCGCTGGGCCCGAAGATGCTCAAGCTCGCGGCGGAACGAACGGACGGAACCGTCCTGTGGATGACCGGCCCCGTCACCGTCCGCGAACATGTCGCACCGACCATCACCGAGGCCGCCAAGGCCGCGGGACGACCGGAACCACGGGTGGTCTGCGCGCTGCCGCTGTGCGTCACGAACGACGTCGAGGAGGCGCGGGAGCAGGCCGGCAGGACGTTCGAGGTGTACGGGACGCTGCCGTCCTACCGGGCGATGATGGACCGCGAAGGGGTCGACGGCCCGGCCGACCTGGCCATCGTCGGCGACGAGGACACGGTCGCGTCGAAGCTGGAGGAACTGGCCGAGGCCGGCGTCACCGACTTCGTCGCCAACGAGTACATGCCCGGCGAGAGCCACGGCCGCACCAGAGCCTTCCTCAAGTCCTTCATGGAGCGCTGA
- a CDS encoding ABC transporter substrate-binding protein, whose translation MRPVRTLGAVMALVAALATGCGGGTDSSDETRSGANKPVTVQAANGAVTIPSKPERIVSLAPVHTETLFAIGAGPQVVAVDDYSDYPAEAPRTKLSGFKPNAEAVIEYKPDLVIVSDDLNGIVKALEKVKIPVLLEPAANNLEEAYDEIRDLGLATGHSAEAEKLVAEMKSSIEKTVAETPKAKGLTYFHELDNELYTVTSKTFVGQIYGMFGLRNVADEAEGANSGYPRLSREYLLKQDPDLIFLADTKCCGQNAETVAKRPGWSDLTAVKNGAVIELDDAVSSRWGPRLPEFVKEIGAAVQKVQ comes from the coding sequence GTGAGACCCGTCCGTACCCTCGGCGCGGTGATGGCGCTCGTCGCCGCGCTCGCCACCGGATGCGGTGGCGGCACCGACTCGTCCGATGAGACCAGGTCCGGTGCGAACAAACCCGTCACGGTCCAGGCCGCCAACGGCGCGGTGACCATCCCGTCCAAGCCCGAGCGCATCGTTTCCCTGGCACCCGTCCACACCGAGACGCTGTTCGCCATCGGCGCCGGGCCGCAGGTGGTCGCGGTGGACGACTACTCCGACTACCCGGCCGAAGCGCCGCGGACGAAGCTGTCGGGCTTCAAGCCGAACGCCGAGGCGGTCATCGAGTACAAGCCGGACCTCGTCATCGTGTCCGACGACCTGAACGGCATCGTCAAGGCGCTCGAGAAGGTGAAGATCCCCGTCCTGCTGGAACCGGCGGCGAACAACCTGGAGGAGGCCTACGACGAGATCCGCGACCTGGGCCTCGCCACCGGGCATTCCGCGGAGGCGGAGAAGCTCGTCGCGGAGATGAAGTCGAGCATCGAGAAGACGGTGGCCGAGACGCCCAAGGCGAAGGGCCTCACCTACTTCCACGAGCTGGACAACGAGCTGTACACGGTGACGTCCAAGACGTTCGTGGGCCAGATCTACGGGATGTTCGGGCTCCGCAACGTCGCCGACGAGGCCGAGGGCGCGAACAGCGGGTATCCGCGGCTGTCGCGCGAGTACCTCCTCAAGCAGGACCCCGACCTGATCTTCCTGGCCGACACCAAGTGCTGCGGCCAGAACGCGGAGACCGTCGCGAAGCGGCCCGGCTGGTCGGACCTGACCGCGGTCAAGAACGGCGCGGTGATCGAGCTCGACGACGCGGTGTCCTCGCGCTGGGGGCCGCGCCTGCCCGAGTTCGTGAAGGAGATCGGCGCCGCGGTCCAGAAGGTCCAGTGA
- a CDS encoding FecCD family ABC transporter permease, whose amino-acid sequence MGQARLRPAALLVAASLLAASLLAGVLVGAAGLPVGGVLRALADRLPFVHVDSGLGVIDENVLFELRVPRALMAALVGGMLAMAGAGYQGVFRNPLADPYLLGAAAGAGVGATLVIVLMPDDPGTAVPLAAFVGAIFGVFLAYALGSTAGRGSGTATLVLAGVAVSSFLAAVQTFLQQVKAQELHRIFSWLLGGVGAADWRQLTLVAPYAAVSTVVLLAHGRLLDVLSVGDEEAASLGLSAARVRLTVLVAASLATACAVAVSGLIGFVGIVVPHVVRRLAGGSYRIVLPLSLLGGAAFLGAADLVARTVVEPGELPLGVVTAFVGGPFFVAVLRTSRRQVEM is encoded by the coding sequence GTGGGGCAGGCGCGGCTGCGGCCGGCGGCGCTCCTGGTCGCGGCGTCGCTGCTGGCGGCGTCGCTGCTGGCCGGAGTGCTGGTCGGGGCGGCGGGCCTGCCGGTCGGCGGGGTGCTGAGGGCGCTGGCCGACCGGCTCCCGTTCGTGCACGTCGACTCGGGCCTCGGCGTCATCGACGAGAACGTCCTGTTCGAGCTGCGGGTGCCGAGGGCGCTGATGGCGGCCCTGGTCGGGGGGATGCTCGCGATGGCGGGCGCCGGCTACCAGGGCGTGTTCCGCAACCCGCTCGCCGATCCCTACCTGCTGGGCGCGGCGGCGGGCGCCGGCGTCGGCGCGACGCTGGTGATCGTGCTGATGCCGGACGATCCCGGGACCGCGGTGCCGCTCGCCGCGTTCGTCGGCGCGATCTTCGGGGTGTTCCTGGCGTACGCGCTGGGCAGCACGGCGGGGCGCGGGAGCGGAACGGCGACGCTGGTGCTGGCCGGGGTGGCGGTGTCGTCCTTCCTGGCGGCGGTGCAGACGTTCCTGCAGCAGGTGAAGGCGCAGGAGCTGCACCGGATCTTCTCGTGGCTGCTCGGCGGCGTCGGGGCGGCGGACTGGCGGCAGCTCACGCTGGTCGCCCCGTACGCGGCGGTGTCGACGGTGGTGCTGCTGGCGCACGGCAGGCTGCTGGACGTGCTGAGCGTCGGCGACGAGGAGGCGGCGTCGCTCGGCCTTTCGGCGGCGCGGGTGCGGCTGACGGTGCTGGTCGCGGCGTCGCTGGCGACGGCGTGCGCGGTGGCGGTGAGCGGGCTGATCGGGTTCGTGGGGATCGTGGTGCCGCACGTGGTGCGCCGGCTGGCGGGCGGTTCGTACCGGATCGTGCTGCCGCTGTCGCTGCTGGGCGGCGCCGCGTTCCTCGGGGCGGCGGACCTGGTGGCCCGGACGGTGGTCGAGCCCGGGGAGCTTCCGCTCGGGGTGGTGACGGCGTTCGTCGGCGGGCCGTTCTTCGTGGCGGTGCTCCGCACGAGCCGCAGGCAGGTGGAGATGTGA
- a CDS encoding ABC transporter ATP-binding protein, translating to MTVRVSGLDVALGGRPVLKGVSLEVGAGSWTAVIGPNGAGKSTLLRAVLGLVPSRGEITVEGVDLGTLKPRQRARLVAYAPQNPNLPVGMTVFDYTLLGRSPYIPHLGRESARDRAITAEVLDRLDLTAFAGRPLDHLSGGERQRVVLARALAQQTRVLLLDEPTTALDIGHQQQVMELIDRLRLSDGLTVVTTIHDLTLAGQYADRLVLVSGGRVAAAGEPARVLTRPVVEEHFDARVRVTPGAGGRPVLSLERP from the coding sequence GTGACGGTCCGGGTGAGCGGGCTGGACGTGGCGCTGGGCGGGCGTCCGGTCCTGAAAGGGGTCTCGCTCGAGGTCGGGGCCGGGTCGTGGACGGCCGTCATCGGGCCGAACGGGGCGGGCAAGTCGACGCTGCTGCGCGCGGTGCTCGGCCTGGTCCCGTCCCGCGGCGAGATCACCGTGGAGGGCGTGGACCTGGGGACGCTGAAGCCGCGGCAGCGGGCCCGCCTGGTCGCGTACGCGCCGCAGAACCCGAACCTCCCGGTGGGCATGACGGTGTTCGACTACACCCTCCTCGGCAGGTCCCCCTACATCCCGCATCTGGGGCGGGAAAGCGCGCGGGACCGGGCGATCACCGCGGAGGTCCTGGACCGGCTGGACCTCACCGCGTTCGCCGGCCGTCCCCTGGACCACCTGTCGGGGGGCGAGCGGCAGCGGGTGGTGCTGGCGCGGGCGCTGGCCCAGCAGACGCGGGTGCTCTTGCTGGACGAGCCGACGACGGCCCTCGACATCGGCCACCAGCAGCAGGTGATGGAGCTGATCGACCGGCTGCGGCTGTCGGACGGGCTGACCGTGGTGACGACGATCCACGACCTGACGCTGGCGGGGCAGTACGCCGACCGGCTGGTGCTGGTCTCGGGCGGGAGGGTCGCCGCGGCGGGCGAGCCCGCGCGGGTCCTGACCCGTCCGGTGGTCGAGGAGCACTTCGACGCGCGGGTGCGGGTCACGCCCGGCGCCGGCGGGCGGCCGGTCCTGTCGCTGGAGCGTCCGTGA
- a CDS encoding adenosylcobinamide amidohydrolase: protein METVWREEDGARLAATVWRAGDGYRAVSSAPLGGGIGPARWVLNAQVAGRYSRTDPVAHLRELAAAFGLEGPGVGMLTAASVSRTVRRDDGGVRVSATVGLRVPTWASAPAGRPDPELAPIDLDGASPPARAPGTVNIVVAVPVPLSDAALVNAVITATEAKTQALLEAGYSCTGTASDAVCVAARTGAAADGAEVEVFAGPRSVWGARIARAVHAAVHAGALDYSAYLEARNRRGQA, encoded by the coding sequence CTGGAGACGGTGTGGCGTGAGGAGGACGGTGCGCGTCTCGCCGCGACGGTGTGGCGGGCCGGGGACGGGTACCGGGCGGTGTCGTCGGCGCCGCTGGGCGGCGGCATCGGCCCGGCCCGCTGGGTGCTGAACGCGCAGGTCGCGGGGCGCTACTCGCGCACGGACCCGGTCGCGCACCTCCGGGAGCTGGCGGCCGCGTTCGGGTTGGAGGGCCCGGGTGTCGGGATGCTCACCGCCGCGTCGGTGTCCCGGACCGTGCGGCGGGACGACGGCGGCGTGCGTGTTTCGGCGACGGTGGGGCTGCGGGTCCCGACGTGGGCCTCCGCCCCCGCCGGCAGACCGGACCCGGAGCTGGCGCCGATCGACCTGGACGGGGCGTCCCCGCCCGCGCGGGCGCCCGGCACCGTCAACATCGTCGTCGCCGTGCCCGTGCCGCTGAGCGACGCTGCGCTGGTGAACGCGGTCATCACCGCCACCGAGGCCAAGACGCAGGCGCTCCTGGAAGCCGGGTACTCGTGCACGGGCACCGCCTCCGACGCCGTCTGCGTCGCGGCGAGGACCGGTGCGGCGGCCGACGGCGCGGAGGTGGAGGTCTTCGCGGGTCCCCGGTCGGTGTGGGGGGCGCGGATCGCCCGGGCGGTGCATGCGGCCGTCCATGCCGGGGCCCTCGACTACTCCGCCTACCTGGAGGCACGGAACCGGCGCGGACAGGCGTGA